The following are from one region of the Sandaracinus amylolyticus genome:
- a CDS encoding ABC transporter ATP-binding protein → MALIEIRGVRKAFGEHEVLRGIDLDVNAGELLTIIGGSATGKSLLLKIMMGLVPADAGTITFDGRDVTHLHERDWIQVRRRIGIQFQASALFDSLTVFDNVAYGLREQRLLPEPDIAKRVSESLAQVSLPGIEQMAPGDLSGGMRKRVGLARAIAMRPDVLLYDDPTEGLDPINVTRVNRLILALRDTLKITTVMVTHNMASAFTISDRLALLHEGRITDAGPPDVLRAQHEERLAPFVRAAEHAIRNRRDSAVQ, encoded by the coding sequence GTGGCGCTCATCGAGATCCGCGGGGTGCGCAAGGCGTTCGGCGAGCACGAGGTGCTCCGCGGGATCGACCTCGACGTGAACGCGGGCGAGCTGCTGACGATCATCGGCGGCTCGGCGACCGGGAAGAGCCTGCTGCTGAAGATCATGATGGGCCTCGTGCCCGCCGACGCGGGGACGATCACGTTCGACGGGCGCGACGTCACCCACCTGCACGAGCGCGACTGGATCCAGGTGCGACGGCGCATCGGCATCCAGTTCCAGGCGTCGGCGCTCTTCGACTCGCTCACCGTGTTCGACAACGTCGCGTACGGGCTGCGCGAGCAGCGCCTCCTGCCCGAGCCCGACATCGCGAAGCGCGTGTCGGAGTCGCTCGCACAGGTGAGCCTTCCGGGGATCGAGCAGATGGCGCCCGGTGATCTCAGCGGAGGCATGCGCAAGCGGGTCGGCCTGGCGCGCGCGATCGCGATGCGCCCCGACGTGCTGCTCTACGACGATCCGACCGAGGGCCTCGATCCGATCAACGTCACGCGCGTGAACCGGCTGATCCTCGCGCTGCGGGACACGCTGAAGATCACGACCGTGATGGTCACGCACAACATGGCGAGCGCGTTCACGATCAGCGATCGCCTCGCGCTGCTGCACGAAGGGCGCATCACGGACGCCGGACCGCCGGACGTGCTGCGCGCGCAGCACGAGGAGCGATTGGCACCCTTCGTCCGCGCCGCGGAGCACGCGATCAGGAATCGACGGGACAGCGCGGTTCAGTGA
- a CDS encoding sulfatase-like hydrolase/transferase, producing the protein MPNRTLRALVIASSTAIVSSIVVSCGSSSAGSSSSATPSAPTVAAETETPTEPSTTPVATAPSAAPERVRVRYDLAAHLERVELRQGDAQVVDFGVPAGSMYTLGGWRTRVGRDRTEGDVTASVIENVTGFVLVPSDVAGPRTLRIRARAVRDGRVTVYVDGETIGYATLPTDGTWGMIEVALPAERLHVGENSVQLRVSRTGSLPGVPSAGILLDWMRLGPADDAHASEGPPTQLARGEGEARALAIPDGWTAGWTMEVPEGARLRGIARGTGRVEVIGHRDGEAPRTMGTLEASGEGRPFDLDLATLGANIARLDLRATGDVTLTRPAVVTLDARPLRERPQLRNVLVYLTDTLRADKLRPYRAQTRVRTPALDSWVQNAALMLRGHSQENWTKPSVATLLSGLYPWEHNATTEDAVVPSSVQLLSERLRESEYFSGAFVANGFCSDRFGFEQGWNTFRNYIREGLRSQSQFVAADVLQWLDRRPQDQPFFLYVHTIDPHVPYMPPAEALAMYDPNPYSGIVDFGRDRELLEGIKIGRIRLNARDRERLEALYDGEITYHDTHFGSIIQALEARGIADETIVVFTADHGEEFWDHDSVGHGHSVFEELINVPLILRIPGVTDGAVTIDDAVGLVDVLPTIFDALGMPIPSDLSGESFLPQLLGASADAPRFTVTGFMDGWRAINVGRLKLIHRTERRIMLYDLVDDPDETRDLAADHPIAVRYARGLLGLGLSGATRPPERRRSAPVRQERIEIDATTRAQLEALGYAGASRPQAPPED; encoded by the coding sequence GTGCCGAACCGAACGCTGCGCGCACTGGTGATCGCGAGCTCGACCGCGATCGTGTCGTCGATCGTGGTCTCGTGTGGATCCTCGAGCGCAGGCTCGTCGTCGTCGGCCACGCCGAGCGCACCGACCGTCGCCGCCGAGACCGAGACCCCGACCGAGCCGAGCACGACGCCGGTCGCGACCGCGCCGAGCGCGGCGCCCGAGCGGGTGCGCGTTCGTTACGATCTCGCGGCGCACCTCGAGCGCGTGGAGCTGCGTCAGGGCGATGCGCAGGTCGTCGATTTCGGCGTGCCCGCGGGCTCGATGTACACGCTCGGCGGCTGGCGCACGCGCGTCGGTCGCGATCGCACCGAAGGCGACGTGACCGCGAGCGTGATCGAGAACGTGACCGGCTTCGTGCTCGTGCCCTCCGACGTGGCGGGCCCGCGCACGCTGCGCATCCGAGCGCGCGCGGTGCGCGACGGCCGCGTGACCGTGTACGTCGACGGCGAGACGATCGGATACGCGACGCTGCCGACCGACGGCACGTGGGGGATGATCGAGGTCGCGCTGCCCGCGGAGCGACTGCACGTCGGCGAGAACAGCGTGCAGCTCCGGGTGTCGCGCACCGGTTCGCTCCCCGGCGTCCCGAGCGCGGGCATCTTGCTCGACTGGATGCGCCTCGGGCCCGCCGACGATGCGCACGCGAGCGAAGGACCTCCGACGCAGCTCGCGCGAGGCGAGGGCGAGGCACGCGCGCTCGCGATCCCCGACGGATGGACCGCGGGCTGGACGATGGAGGTGCCCGAGGGCGCGCGGCTGCGCGGGATCGCGCGTGGCACCGGGCGCGTCGAGGTGATCGGGCACCGCGACGGCGAGGCGCCGCGCACGATGGGCACGCTCGAGGCGAGCGGGGAAGGGCGTCCCTTCGATCTCGATCTCGCCACGCTCGGCGCGAACATCGCGCGCCTCGATCTGCGCGCGACCGGCGACGTCACGCTCACGCGCCCTGCGGTCGTCACGCTCGACGCGCGCCCGCTCCGCGAGCGACCGCAGCTGCGCAACGTGCTCGTCTATCTCACGGACACGCTGCGCGCCGACAAACTGCGTCCCTATCGCGCGCAGACGCGCGTGCGCACGCCCGCGCTCGACTCCTGGGTGCAGAACGCGGCGCTGATGCTGCGCGGTCACTCGCAGGAGAACTGGACCAAGCCGAGCGTCGCGACGCTGCTCTCCGGGCTCTATCCGTGGGAGCACAACGCGACCACCGAGGACGCGGTCGTGCCGAGCAGCGTGCAGCTCCTCAGCGAGCGCCTGCGCGAGAGCGAGTACTTCAGCGGCGCGTTCGTCGCGAACGGGTTCTGCTCGGATCGTTTCGGCTTCGAGCAGGGATGGAACACGTTCCGCAACTACATCCGCGAGGGGCTGCGCTCGCAGTCGCAGTTCGTCGCGGCGGACGTGCTGCAGTGGCTCGATCGACGCCCGCAGGATCAGCCGTTCTTCCTCTACGTGCACACGATCGATCCGCACGTGCCGTACATGCCGCCCGCCGAGGCGCTCGCGATGTACGACCCGAACCCGTACTCGGGCATCGTCGACTTCGGTCGTGATCGCGAGCTGCTCGAGGGGATCAAGATCGGTCGCATCCGCCTCAACGCGCGCGACCGCGAGCGTCTCGAGGCGCTCTACGACGGCGAGATCACGTACCACGACACCCACTTCGGCTCGATCATCCAGGCGCTCGAGGCGCGGGGGATCGCCGACGAGACGATCGTCGTGTTCACCGCGGATCACGGCGAGGAGTTCTGGGATCACGACTCGGTCGGCCACGGGCACAGCGTGTTCGAGGAGCTGATCAACGTGCCGCTGATCCTGCGCATCCCCGGCGTGACCGACGGCGCGGTGACGATCGACGACGCGGTCGGGCTCGTCGACGTGCTGCCGACGATCTTCGACGCGCTCGGCATGCCGATCCCGAGCGACCTCTCGGGCGAGTCGTTCCTGCCGCAGCTGCTCGGCGCGAGCGCGGACGCGCCGCGCTTCACGGTGACGGGCTTCATGGACGGCTGGCGCGCGATCAACGTCGGTCGCCTCAAGCTGATCCACCGCACCGAGCGCCGGATCATGCTCTACGACCTCGTCGACGATCCCGACGAGACGCGCGACCTCGCGGCCGATCATCCGATCGCGGTGCGTTATGCGCGCGGGCTGCTCGGCCTCGGTCTCTCGGGCGCGACGCGTCCGCCCGAGCGCCGTCGCAGCGCGCCGGTGCGCCAGGAGCGCATCGAGATCGACGCGACGACCCGCGCCCAGCTCGAGGCGCTCGGCTACGCCGGCGCGTCGCGCCCCCAGGCCCCTCCGGAGGACTGA
- a CDS encoding SOS response-associated peptidase — MCGRYTVAIQAQEAEEELRAVLTVDAIEPRFNLAPTEDAPIAIEREERRIGLARFGLVPAESESPKAAGARWINLRAEGVATQRAFAESASRRRCLVLADGFYEWRREGTKKQPYYFHPVGGGLITFAGIWDIWQGEVGEETKRIPSFAILTTKPTAPVAAIHDRMPMIVPPAMRDRWLSPDEQDAREVIRAIQHAEPVALEAFKVSTKVGSVANDDPSLIVPLDDERLR, encoded by the coding sequence ATGTGCGGGCGCTACACGGTCGCGATCCAGGCCCAGGAAGCCGAGGAAGAGCTGCGCGCGGTGCTCACCGTCGACGCGATCGAGCCGCGCTTCAACCTGGCGCCGACCGAGGACGCGCCGATCGCGATCGAGCGCGAGGAGCGGCGCATCGGGCTCGCGCGGTTCGGGCTCGTCCCTGCGGAGAGCGAGAGCCCCAAGGCGGCGGGCGCGCGCTGGATCAACCTGCGCGCCGAGGGTGTGGCGACGCAGCGCGCGTTCGCGGAGAGCGCATCGCGCCGTCGTTGCCTCGTGCTCGCCGATGGGTTCTACGAATGGAGGCGCGAGGGCACGAAGAAGCAACCCTACTACTTCCATCCGGTGGGCGGCGGACTGATCACGTTCGCCGGCATCTGGGACATCTGGCAGGGCGAGGTCGGTGAGGAGACGAAGCGCATCCCGAGCTTCGCGATCCTCACCACCAAGCCGACCGCGCCGGTCGCGGCGATCCACGATCGCATGCCGATGATCGTCCCGCCCGCGATGCGCGATCGCTGGCTCTCGCCCGACGAGCAGGACGCGCGCGAGGTGATCCGCGCGATCCAGCATGCGGAGCCGGTCGCGCTCGAGGCCTTCAAGGTGAGCACGAAGGTCGGAAGCGTCGCCAACGACGACCCCTCGCTCATCGTGCCGCTCGACGACGAGCGGCTGCGCTGA
- a CDS encoding RCC1 domain-containing protein, whose protein sequence is MRVSTWCFWACCALAAACETPRCGDPALQYDRELNRCICRNGGTWHEADGGWRCELPDSGATSPTAPDGCALHTFHRDADRDGFGDPASTTQACIAPSGYVDDSRDCNDACSDCRPDGTEVCDAAELDENCTGGANEGCPCAIGTTRECPDGSNTGECSAGTQVCTATAEWGACTGSIGPAAETCNGLDDDCDLVVDGAAADSSCGEAAGASAVRCSAGRCTISACVGGSADCDDDFANGCEETLGTLANCSSCGELCALSCTPSGCSEALSVGLGDRHTCVLREDGTIACWGNNSFGQLGDGTTTTRLRPIVVPGIDNAVAVAVGVNHTCALLRDDTVRCWGWSEYGQAGPNASGAQQTSPVEVIGFTEPLEITAGLLHTCVRQRNGFVRCWGHNALGQLGNRTFTSSPAPVTVYGIGGALAAIAISAGENHTCVVRNDRTVWCWGANSQGQLGDSTTTERNAPVAARDLTSAIGIAAGRAHTCAVQEGGRVSCWGANGSGQLGVGDTSARVTPVGLTGLDGVTAIDAGTTHSCVVRTTGGVQCWGSNNLGQLGTGTRDPSTTAVDVVGLGDAIGIRLGNSYSCTLQSNGGVRCWGSNTSGSLGDGTTFVQERPIIVTVP, encoded by the coding sequence ATGAGAGTGTCTACGTGGTGTTTTTGGGCCTGCTGCGCGCTCGCCGCGGCGTGCGAGACTCCGAGGTGCGGCGATCCCGCGCTGCAGTACGATCGCGAGCTCAACCGCTGCATCTGCCGCAACGGTGGCACGTGGCACGAGGCCGACGGAGGCTGGCGCTGCGAACTTCCCGACTCCGGCGCAACGAGCCCGACGGCGCCCGACGGGTGCGCGCTGCACACTTTCCATCGCGACGCGGATCGCGACGGGTTCGGAGATCCTGCGTCGACGACGCAGGCGTGCATCGCGCCGAGTGGGTACGTCGACGACAGCCGCGACTGCAACGATGCGTGTTCCGACTGCCGTCCGGACGGGACCGAGGTCTGTGACGCCGCGGAGCTCGACGAGAACTGCACCGGAGGCGCGAACGAAGGGTGTCCGTGCGCCATCGGAACGACCCGAGAGTGTCCAGATGGCTCGAATACGGGCGAGTGCTCCGCTGGCACGCAGGTCTGCACGGCGACCGCCGAGTGGGGCGCTTGCACGGGCAGCATCGGGCCGGCAGCGGAGACGTGCAACGGGCTCGACGATGACTGCGACTTGGTCGTCGACGGTGCTGCGGCGGACTCGAGCTGCGGAGAGGCTGCGGGAGCAAGCGCTGTCCGCTGCTCCGCAGGTCGATGCACCATCTCCGCCTGCGTCGGTGGATCTGCGGATTGTGACGACGATTTCGCGAACGGCTGCGAAGAGACACTCGGAACACTCGCGAACTGTTCGAGCTGCGGAGAGCTCTGCGCACTGTCGTGCACGCCGAGTGGATGCAGCGAGGCTCTCAGCGTCGGACTCGGAGACCGTCACACTTGCGTCCTGCGCGAAGACGGCACCATCGCGTGCTGGGGCAACAACTCGTTCGGTCAGCTCGGCGACGGCACGACGACGACGCGACTTCGGCCGATCGTCGTACCGGGAATCGACAACGCCGTAGCCGTCGCCGTCGGCGTGAACCATACGTGCGCGCTTCTTCGCGATGACACGGTGCGCTGCTGGGGCTGGTCGGAGTACGGACAGGCTGGGCCGAACGCATCAGGTGCCCAGCAGACGAGTCCTGTGGAGGTAATCGGTTTCACCGAGCCACTCGAGATTACGGCGGGACTCCTTCACACGTGTGTGCGCCAACGGAACGGCTTCGTGCGTTGTTGGGGACACAACGCACTCGGGCAGCTGGGCAACCGAACGTTCACGAGCAGTCCGGCACCGGTCACGGTCTACGGCATCGGAGGGGCGCTCGCGGCGATAGCGATTTCTGCGGGCGAGAACCACACGTGCGTCGTGCGAAACGATCGCACCGTGTGGTGCTGGGGTGCGAACTCTCAGGGGCAACTCGGCGACAGCACGACCACCGAGAGAAACGCCCCCGTCGCCGCTCGCGACCTGACGAGTGCGATCGGAATCGCCGCTGGGAGAGCGCACACGTGCGCCGTGCAGGAAGGCGGACGCGTGAGCTGCTGGGGTGCGAATGGCAGCGGCCAATTGGGCGTTGGCGACACGAGTGCGCGCGTCACGCCGGTCGGACTCACCGGGCTCGATGGCGTGACCGCAATCGACGCCGGGACCACCCACAGCTGCGTCGTGCGCACGACCGGCGGCGTGCAGTGCTGGGGCTCGAACAATCTCGGTCAACTCGGGACCGGAACGCGAGATCCGTCGACGACAGCAGTCGACGTCGTAGGACTCGGAGACGCAATCGGTATCCGACTGGGAAACTCGTACAGTTGCACCCTCCAGTCGAACGGCGGCGTCCGCTGTTGGGGCTCGAACACCAGTGGCTCGCTCGGAGATGGAACGACGTTCGTGCAAGAACGTCCGATCATCGTGACCGTTCCGTAG